The Spirochaetota bacterium genome contains a region encoding:
- a CDS encoding HD-GYP domain-containing protein yields the protein MTEMKKILVEELRPGMRFDKPVYIDSSNMLVGANVSIKESDIKRLMKWGISEIETAGNVVADAAPGATIRNEVTISLDAKKIVDDYSSLLLKRKRLLELHRDASRVVSDVYSAIKSDEVFPLDSIDTTIRTIMKMLEEDQNVFLFLAGLEEGKNYLVTHSVNVTFYSLLIGRALKYTPDKLKELAMGTMLIDTGMVKMPAYIAYKQSNLSDHEFNLIKTHPLHGYRLLKQLGKMKEKSALVSLQHHEQFDGKGYPRGLKGNQIDEYARISAIADSYEAQISSRSYRGKHSSYHAMRNLLSSGVNKFDPVILRVFVSLMSVYPIGSIVELNDGSVGLVIGSVNKKPLRPLVKLIFDAERRRINDLIIKNLLDDSTLYIAKVLDDKEAGVNLMDVL from the coding sequence ATGACTGAGATGAAGAAGATCCTGGTCGAGGAGCTTAGACCCGGAATGAGGTTCGATAAGCCCGTATATATCGACAGCAGCAATATGCTGGTGGGAGCAAACGTTTCCATAAAGGAAAGCGACATCAAGCGCCTCATGAAATGGGGAATATCTGAAATCGAAACCGCGGGAAACGTGGTCGCAGACGCAGCCCCGGGCGCGACCATCCGGAACGAGGTCACCATCTCGCTCGACGCGAAAAAAATCGTCGACGATTACAGCAGCCTCCTTCTTAAACGCAAGCGCCTGCTCGAATTGCACCGCGACGCGAGCAGGGTAGTAAGTGATGTCTACAGCGCCATAAAAAGCGATGAAGTCTTCCCGCTCGATTCGATTGACACGACGATACGCACTATCATGAAAATGCTCGAGGAAGACCAGAATGTGTTTCTCTTTCTCGCGGGCCTGGAAGAAGGCAAGAACTACCTGGTTACCCACTCGGTGAATGTGACCTTTTACTCGCTTCTAATAGGCCGGGCCCTGAAATATACGCCCGATAAGCTGAAAGAGCTGGCAATGGGAACCATGCTTATCGATACGGGCATGGTGAAAATGCCCGCGTATATCGCATACAAGCAATCCAACCTCAGCGATCACGAATTCAACCTGATCAAGACGCATCCGCTGCACGGCTACCGGTTGCTCAAGCAGCTTGGTAAGATGAAGGAAAAGAGCGCCCTGGTAAGCCTGCAGCACCACGAACAGTTCGACGGCAAGGGATACCCGCGAGGGCTCAAGGGAAACCAGATCGACGAATACGCCCGTATATCGGCCATAGCCGATTCCTACGAGGCGCAGATATCCAGCAGGAGCTATCGCGGCAAACACTCTTCATATCACGCGATGCGCAACCTGCTTTCGAGCGGTGTAAACAAATTCGACCCGGTGATCCTGCGTGTATTCGTGTCGCTCATGTCGGTTTATCCGATAGGATCGATAGTCGAGTTGAATGACGGCAGTGTGGGCCTGGTTATAGGGTCCGTGAATAAAAAGCCGCTGCGACCGCTCGTCAAGCTCATCTTCGACGCCGAGCGGCGGAGAATTAACGACCTCATCATCAAAAACCTGCTCGACGACTCAACCCTCTATATAGCCAAGGTGCTTGACGACAAGGAGGCCGGCGTCAACCTCATGGACGTACTCTAA
- a CDS encoding AI-2E family transporter, producing the protein MVKKDSYLLIQRNKRLKLLFLALFVSVIIGLAFIFRYYFWPFLFAFVLYVSLKPIHDAMLRVLKKSWLSSSLLIVLLFVVVMVPAFLLLFTLANQSFEFYQYIQKQFDPKIFDDFLHKSEIMKTAYAFLNITEGELVKKTAEVLQSASLALFSNLTDVLSFSIRFTVNFFFMFLILYFLFTEGKRFGALFYKLMPFPSDIEKSVVSRLKEVIKVLMVGNMLIMVLQGILLGVGFGVAGLAAPLLWGSIAAILSLIPVVGTSIIWMPAAAALVISGNVFWGVFVGTWCFSGYMLLENLLKPKLLGDKLAFHPLIFFFLLLGSIQAFNLPGVIVGPLLLTLFYSFWEIYRVLEDYDRSCVEGAGPGTEKC; encoded by the coding sequence ATGGTAAAGAAAGATTCATATCTTCTCATCCAGCGCAACAAGCGGTTAAAGCTTCTCTTCCTTGCGCTTTTCGTCTCCGTGATCATAGGCCTCGCGTTCATTTTCCGCTATTACTTCTGGCCTTTCCTTTTCGCATTCGTCCTTTACGTTTCCCTGAAGCCGATACATGACGCGATGCTTCGCGTGCTGAAGAAATCCTGGCTCAGTTCTTCCCTGCTCATTGTGCTCCTTTTTGTAGTCGTGATGGTACCCGCGTTCCTGCTGCTGTTCACCCTTGCCAACCAGAGCTTTGAATTTTACCAATATATCCAGAAACAATTCGATCCGAAAATATTCGACGATTTTCTTCATAAAAGCGAGATCATGAAAACCGCCTATGCGTTTCTCAATATCACCGAAGGGGAGCTGGTGAAAAAAACCGCGGAGGTGCTGCAAAGCGCGTCCCTGGCCCTCTTTTCAAACCTCACGGACGTGCTGAGTTTTTCGATACGCTTTACGGTAAATTTCTTTTTCATGTTCCTCATTCTCTATTTTCTCTTCACCGAGGGGAAACGCTTTGGAGCCCTGTTTTACAAGCTGATGCCGTTTCCAAGCGATATTGAAAAAAGCGTCGTGAGCCGGCTCAAGGAAGTCATAAAGGTATTAATGGTGGGCAACATGCTCATCATGGTGCTGCAGGGAATTCTGCTCGGGGTCGGATTCGGTGTCGCCGGGCTCGCCGCCCCCCTGCTATGGGGAAGCATCGCCGCGATTCTCTCTCTTATACCGGTAGTGGGAACCTCGATAATCTGGATGCCGGCAGCGGCCGCCCTGGTAATTTCCGGGAACGTGTTCTGGGGGGTGTTTGTGGGGACCTGGTGCTTCTCGGGATACATGCTCCTTGAAAACCTGCTGAAACCAAAACTCCTGGGAGACAAGCTGGCGTTTCATCCGCTGATATTCTTCTTCCTCCTCCTTGGAAGCATCCAGGCGTTCAACCTGCCCGGTGTGATCGTGGGCCCGCTTCTGCTTACGCTTTTTTATTCATTCTGGGAGATTTACCGCGTCTTGGAGGATTACGACCGCTCATGCGTAGAAGGCGCCGGGCCCGGCACTGAAAAGTGCTAG
- a CDS encoding YraN family protein, protein MGAHNREVGNAGEDAAFELIQSRGFTTLERNYRSGRLGEIDIIATRDNLLVFFEVKSRNSTQFGGPLYSISRRKKNTLKLIANQYLCSHPGLYSADIECRFDMISILDGQAEWIEDIFR, encoded by the coding sequence ATGGGTGCACACAACAGGGAGGTAGGGAACGCCGGGGAGGATGCGGCGTTCGAGCTCATCCAGTCGCGCGGCTTCACAACCCTCGAACGCAACTACCGATCGGGGCGGCTGGGTGAAATAGACATCATCGCGACCAGGGACAACCTGCTGGTATTCTTCGAGGTTAAAAGCCGCAATTCCACACAATTCGGAGGCCCTCTTTACTCGATCAGCCGCCGGAAAAAAAACACCCTCAAGCTCATCGCCAACCAGTATTTATGCTCACACCCCGGCCTCTATTCCGCCGATATTGAATGCAGATTCGACATGATTTCCATCCTTGACGGCCAGGCGGAATGGATCGAAGACATATTCCGCTGA